The Spirochaetota bacterium genome has a segment encoding these proteins:
- a CDS encoding ATP-binding protein: MLQSNIKMFRKENRVTTARTRAFSKQRPVFSARPWFGVPIAIAFAAALLLLSACSAQGDPDPTAVRGVLDLSSWDFSSRGPVNLAGEWEFYWSRLLSPADFAGKQSPGIAGYLTMPAFWNNRFVAGTKLPGRGFATMRLRVFLGDRRGFLALRVPHMYTAYRLWVNGRPVSSNGTPGTDAAHEIPRFLTRTVILASESDTLELLVQVSNFHHPRGGMWSSIQLGKDLQIVQLQRHRFGINSFIFGGLLLMSLYHMGIFLLRRTDRASLFFSLFCLSMAIRIPFEGDRLLIEFLPWISWEINEKISYLTFYSSVCIVNLYLYYLFPDIYSRALVKVITAMGIAFCCAILVLTSRYYFYTRYPYYGILAISMVYNAYVIVRAAVMKKEGAAYLVVGMLILLAMVMIDVLNHDRIIGTMINVGNFSSLGVLIFTISQAMHLSERSSKAYTRIETLSTEKARLFASSINIISSILLASSTRLYEYTQNVARISVMLARRVGIPDDTVEDIRIAALLHDIGMVGIADEIPCGPEHISDAEKLIIENHPLKSNEIIASLTELGRVKSIIAQHHERFDGSGYPLRIAGRDIDIGARIIGLVDDFVAMLGRREFQSEDKKTMIIEELERRKETLYDPSLVEALIRLIDKERLVYNINEQDIRYEKMGDVARWAFPSNVNYEISVLKKVIEEVRSRAAIDEDTLHLIETGLGEIIRNAIIHGNKYDETKQVTVTCGVRSRGNGKVLEFRVADQGAGMDFARYNHFKDGRLKLYDITRELRQQMPALEKTGAKEVLANLNKKLQSFLMDYYINYNKFRRIDSPETTGGIGLFLVMQTFNTVDFRAIVENHALCGMEVVLEKYIDG; this comes from the coding sequence GTGTTACAATCAAATATAAAAATGTTCCGCAAGGAAAACAGGGTGACAACCGCTCGGACACGCGCTTTTTCGAAGCAAAGACCGGTGTTCTCCGCCAGGCCGTGGTTCGGCGTTCCGATCGCTATCGCCTTTGCCGCTGCGCTGCTCCTTCTGTCCGCCTGCTCCGCTCAAGGGGACCCCGATCCGACGGCGGTACGGGGAGTTCTTGACCTCTCCTCGTGGGATTTTTCTTCGCGGGGACCGGTCAACCTTGCGGGCGAGTGGGAATTCTACTGGAGCCGCCTTCTATCCCCGGCGGATTTCGCCGGGAAGCAGTCCCCGGGCATCGCCGGATATCTTACCATGCCGGCATTCTGGAACAACCGGTTCGTCGCGGGAACAAAACTGCCCGGCCGCGGCTTCGCCACCATGAGGCTCAGGGTGTTCCTCGGCGACCGGCGCGGTTTCTTGGCTCTGAGGGTGCCCCACATGTACACGGCTTACCGGCTCTGGGTCAACGGCAGGCCGGTATCGTCCAACGGGACGCCGGGAACCGATGCGGCCCATGAAATCCCCCGGTTCCTGACCAGGACCGTGATCCTGGCTTCTGAAAGCGACACCCTTGAGCTCCTGGTCCAGGTCTCTAACTTCCACCATCCCCGGGGCGGCATGTGGTCCTCGATCCAGCTGGGAAAGGATCTGCAGATCGTACAGTTGCAGCGCCATCGGTTCGGCATCAATTCCTTTATCTTCGGCGGCCTCTTGTTGATGTCGCTCTACCACATGGGGATCTTTCTCCTCAGGAGGACCGATCGGGCATCCCTATTTTTCAGTCTTTTCTGCCTGTCAATGGCCATTCGCATCCCCTTTGAAGGCGACCGCCTGCTCATTGAATTCCTTCCCTGGATAAGCTGGGAAATCAACGAGAAGATATCATATCTGACGTTTTACAGCTCCGTATGTATAGTCAACCTCTACTTATATTACCTCTTCCCGGACATATACTCCCGCGCCCTGGTGAAGGTCATCACCGCCATGGGCATTGCCTTCTGCTGCGCCATTCTGGTCCTCACCTCCCGGTACTATTTCTACACCCGCTATCCCTATTATGGCATCCTGGCGATCAGCATGGTCTATAACGCATACGTCATCGTGCGCGCCGCGGTCATGAAAAAGGAGGGGGCCGCGTATCTCGTGGTGGGCATGCTGATATTGCTGGCCATGGTGATGATTGACGTACTCAATCACGACCGGATCATCGGCACCATGATCAATGTCGGCAACTTCAGCAGCCTCGGCGTTCTCATTTTCACCATCTCCCAGGCAATGCACCTCTCGGAGAGATCGTCGAAGGCATACACCAGGATCGAGACCCTCTCCACGGAAAAGGCCCGTCTCTTCGCCAGTTCCATCAACATCATCTCATCGATCCTCCTGGCCAGCTCCACCAGGCTCTACGAATACACGCAGAATGTCGCCCGCATCTCCGTAATGCTGGCCCGGAGAGTCGGCATCCCCGACGATACCGTGGAAGACATCAGGATCGCCGCGCTTCTCCATGACATCGGGATGGTGGGGATCGCCGATGAAATTCCCTGCGGACCGGAGCACATCTCTGATGCCGAGAAGCTCATCATAGAGAACCATCCCCTTAAGAGCAACGAGATCATCGCGAGCCTCACGGAGCTTGGAAGGGTTAAATCGATCATCGCCCAGCACCACGAGCGCTTTGACGGAAGCGGATACCCTTTGCGCATCGCGGGCAGAGACATCGACATCGGGGCCCGGATCATCGGCCTGGTCGATGACTTTGTCGCCATGCTCGGGCGGCGCGAATTCCAGTCAGAGGACAAGAAGACCATGATCATAGAGGAGCTTGAGCGGCGGAAAGAGACCCTCTACGACCCAAGCCTCGTAGAGGCGCTGATACGGCTCATCGATAAAGAGCGCCTGGTGTACAACATCAACGAGCAGGACATCCGGTACGAGAAAATGGGCGATGTCGCCCGATGGGCATTCCCCAGCAATGTGAATTACGAGATATCGGTGCTTAAAAAGGTCATCGAGGAAGTGAGGTCACGCGCCGCCATCGACGAGGATACGCTGCACCTCATAGAAACGGGCCTCGGCGAGATCATCAGGAATGCCATCATCCATGGCAACAAGTACGACGAGACCAAGCAGGTCACCGTGACCTGCGGCGTGAGGAGCAGGGGAAACGGGAAGGTCCTCGAATTCAGGGTGGCCGACCAGGGCGCCGGCATGGATTTCGCCCGGTACAATCACTTCAAGGACGGCCGCCTCAAGCTCTACGATATCACCCGCGAGCTGCGGCAGCAGATGCCGGCCCTGGAAAAGACCGGGGCCAAAGAGGTGCTGGCGAACCTTAACAAGAAACTGCAGTCCTTCCTCATGGATTACTACATTAATTACAACAAGTTCCGCCGCATCGACTCGCCGGAGACAACGGGCGGCATCGGCCTCTTCCTGGTGATGCAGACCTTCAACACGGTGGATTTCCGCGCCATCGTGGAAAACCACGCCCTGTGCGGCATGGAGGTTGTCCTGGAAAAATACATCGACGGATGA
- a CDS encoding AI-2E family transporter, whose protein sequence is MVKHDSYFELDHNKTLKVLFFILFGAVIAGLIFIFRYYFWPFLFALLLYLALQPVFNLILGRVKRRGVSSAILILFLVVLVMVPLFFIAVAIVDQVFQLYAMVQKEIKAGIIDDIYASRIVQDVLAYLDIDKAYITSKATDFIQNISGMLLSSVQAMIAYPLSLIVNFFFLLLILFFLFKDGGGLESFFYRNTPFPVDLEEQVVRRLKEVIRVLLTGNLLIMIFQGLLVGMGLFIVGIPMAFLGGSLATILSLIPVIGTSLVWVPAVIYLIATGSYVMALFLGIWCLAWYLLLENVVKPKVFGQKLNFHPVVFFFLLLGSIQAFGLPGVFIGPLLLTLYYSLWEIYKMLQAYDKDGPARGRKAGKQRDSV, encoded by the coding sequence ATGGTTAAACACGATTCATATTTTGAGCTTGACCACAACAAGACGCTCAAAGTCCTCTTTTTCATTCTTTTCGGGGCGGTCATCGCCGGTCTCATCTTCATTTTCAGGTACTATTTCTGGCCCTTTCTTTTCGCCTTGCTCCTGTACCTGGCGCTGCAGCCGGTCTTCAATCTCATCCTGGGCCGCGTAAAAAGGCGGGGAGTCAGTTCCGCCATCCTGATCCTCTTCCTGGTGGTCCTGGTGATGGTGCCGCTGTTTTTCATTGCCGTGGCCATCGTCGACCAGGTGTTCCAGCTTTATGCCATGGTGCAGAAGGAAATCAAGGCCGGCATCATCGACGATATATACGCCAGCAGGATCGTCCAGGATGTTCTCGCGTACCTTGATATCGATAAGGCGTACATCACCTCGAAGGCGACGGATTTCATACAGAATATTTCCGGTATGTTGCTCTCCAGCGTCCAGGCCATGATAGCCTACCCGCTGAGCCTGATAGTGAATTTTTTCTTTCTTCTCCTGATACTCTTTTTCCTGTTCAAGGACGGCGGTGGCCTGGAATCGTTCTTCTACAGGAACACGCCCTTCCCCGTTGACCTGGAGGAACAGGTGGTCAGGCGTCTCAAGGAGGTCATCCGGGTGCTGCTCACCGGCAACCTTCTCATAATGATCTTCCAGGGCCTGCTGGTGGGTATGGGCCTGTTTATCGTGGGGATTCCGATGGCCTTCCTGGGCGGGAGCCTCGCGACGATACTCTCCCTGATCCCGGTTATCGGCACGTCCCTGGTGTGGGTGCCGGCGGTCATCTATCTCATCGCCACGGGATCCTATGTCATGGCCCTGTTTCTCGGCATCTGGTGCCTGGCGTGGTATCTCCTGCTGGAAAACGTGGTCAAGCCCAAGGTCTTCGGCCAGAAGCTCAACTTTCACCCGGTCGTTTTTTTCTTTCTCCTTCTCGGCAGCATCCAGGCCTTCGGCCTGCCCGGCGTCTTCATCGGGCCTTTGCTGCTGACCCTTTATTATTCGCTGTGGGAAATCTACAAGATGCTCCAGGCCTATGACAAGGACGGCCCCGCCCGGGGCAGGAAGGCGGGGAAACAGCGGGATTCCGTCTGA
- a CDS encoding histidinol-phosphatase HisJ family protein yields MVDYHTHTSRCGHAYGTVEEYIQSALSKKIREIGFSDHAPMPEAERDGYTMGAAEIEPYIASIEEQREFYRGRIEVRVGFEVDFPLLGSFPERYFSDSRIDYLTGSCHFIDGWAFDHPDYIDEYGKRDIDDIYERYFSIMGALAASRHFDVVGHFEIVKKFGYRAVRDFTPAVEAIARALAAAGTAVEINTAGMDHPAGEMYPSDDIIRILFDCNVPVTLGSDAHRPEQVGRFLPEAAEKLARAGYRTVSGFAKRKRYDLPLA; encoded by the coding sequence ATGGTCGACTATCACACCCATACCAGCCGCTGCGGCCACGCCTATGGCACCGTTGAGGAGTACATTCAGTCGGCGCTGTCAAAAAAAATCCGTGAAATCGGATTCTCCGACCACGCCCCCATGCCGGAAGCGGAGCGGGACGGCTACACCATGGGAGCCGCCGAGATCGAGCCCTACATCGCTTCCATCGAGGAGCAGCGGGAGTTCTACCGGGGAAGGATCGAGGTCCGGGTCGGCTTCGAGGTGGATTTTCCCCTGCTGGGGAGCTTCCCGGAGCGCTATTTCTCGGACAGCCGCATCGATTATCTCACCGGATCGTGCCACTTCATCGACGGCTGGGCCTTTGACCACCCGGATTATATCGACGAGTACGGCAAACGCGACATCGACGACATCTACGAGCGCTATTTTTCCATCATGGGGGCCCTGGCCGCGTCGCGTCACTTCGACGTGGTGGGCCACTTCGAGATCGTGAAGAAGTTCGGATACCGCGCCGTGAGGGACTTCACGCCGGCCGTGGAAGCAATAGCGCGCGCCCTCGCGGCCGCGGGCACGGCCGTGGAGATCAACACGGCCGGCATGGACCATCCGGCCGGTGAAATGTACCCGTCGGACGACATCATCCGGATACTCTTTGACTGCAACGTGCCGGTTACCCTCGGCTCGGACGCCCACAGGCCGGAGCAGGTGGGCCGCTTCCTGCCGGAGGCGGCGGAGAAGCTCGCCCGCGCCGGATACCGGACGGTCTCCGGTTTCGCGAAACGGAAACGCTACGACCTGCCCCTTGCCTGA
- a CDS encoding polyphenol oxidase family protein: protein MTTLEKNAPGEYRLRTQYSGLSIGVAAKAANTVDYSADSAAIRLAEKKLLEGLTGISTARILALNQLHEDTIIDIREVPRDETLVFGEADGLMTGIPGICLVIRTADCVPVFAYDRERRVLGAAHSGWRGTRLGIARKMVRQMKERYGSAGGDISAYILPSIGPESYTVGKEVAELFPGDITERGGLLYLSLWRSIESSLRDEGIPEGNIFNARLCTRAMNHEFFSHRAGDLGRNLNFGILS, encoded by the coding sequence ATGACGACACTTGAAAAAAACGCCCCCGGCGAATACCGCCTTCGCACGCAATACAGCGGCCTCTCCATCGGCGTGGCCGCGAAGGCGGCGAACACCGTGGATTACAGCGCAGACTCCGCGGCGATCCGCCTCGCGGAGAAGAAGCTCCTGGAGGGCCTCACCGGCATTTCAACCGCACGCATCCTGGCACTGAACCAGCTCCACGAGGACACCATCATCGACATCCGGGAGGTCCCGCGGGACGAGACCCTCGTCTTCGGCGAAGCGGACGGCCTCATGACCGGCATCCCCGGCATCTGCCTGGTCATACGCACCGCGGATTGCGTTCCCGTGTTCGCCTACGACCGTGAGCGCCGCGTCCTGGGCGCCGCTCATTCCGGCTGGCGGGGCACCCGTCTCGGCATCGCGCGGAAGATGGTGCGGCAGATGAAGGAGCGCTACGGCTCCGCCGGCGGGGATATCAGCGCCTACATCCTCCCCTCCATCGGCCCGGAATCATACACGGTCGGGAAGGAGGTGGCGGAGCTTTTTCCCGGCGACATCACCGAGCGAGGCGGCCTCCTCTATCTGAGCCTCTGGCGGAGCATCGAGAGCTCCCTTCGCGACGAGGGTATCCCCGAAGGCAATATCTTCAACGCACGGCTCTGCACGCGGGCGATGAACCACGAGTTTTTCTCGCACCGGGCCGGGGACCTGGGGAGGAACCTGAATTTCGGGATTCTTTCCTGA
- a CDS encoding response regulator: MSEIRVIIIDDEKMITKMLKGFLEDHGFAVQTAESASEGLDILSREAFDAAIVDLRLPDMDGNNVVARAIALQPAIKCFIHTGSIDYVPSEELVALGIDIDSIIHKPVLDMEVICRMIEKKVGKK; encoded by the coding sequence ATGAGCGAGATTCGGGTGATCATCATCGACGATGAAAAAATGATAACCAAGATGCTGAAGGGCTTTCTTGAAGACCACGGCTTCGCCGTGCAGACAGCCGAATCGGCGTCGGAGGGGCTTGATATCCTCTCCCGGGAGGCCTTTGACGCGGCCATCGTCGACCTGCGCCTGCCCGACATGGACGGCAACAATGTCGTGGCGCGGGCCATCGCGCTGCAGCCCGCCATCAAATGCTTCATCCACACCGGCTCCATCGATTACGTTCCCTCCGAAGAACTGGTCGCGCTGGGCATCGATATCGATTCCATCATCCATAAGCCGGTCCTCGACATGGAGGTCATCTGCCGGATGATCGAGAAGAAGGTCGGAAAAAAATAG
- a CDS encoding PAS domain S-box protein, with amino-acid sequence MSKAKLLIVEDELVIALGLKKTLEKLGYEVVGIANTGEDAVRAVREKAPDLVLMDIILAGPMDGIEAALRIQADNDVPFIYLTANADPATVERARDSMPGGFLNKPINERDLLTNIDMAINRHRIERRLRMSEEKYRDLIDSLQDVIVSVDDKGIITFISSRITEIAGYTESEMMGKGFLSFIHPDDREKVVGLFASSKGGSHESGEYRGITKSGGTKWLRTSGRPTFIEGRFAGVKVVVSDVTGRREAEEEARRTNEELAASNEELQATIEELESINEQFEQQNRELLQAREELSRRDAMLRNILLVAPVGLGFIKDRLLEWSNSAFGDMFGYAGDEIRGKSLGMFYFAADDYKNALREMTGQILEKGRASFDVKAKRRDGIAIDVHLDSVPFERGNFDSGVVFAALDITEQKRAEAALRESEEKYRIIMENMTDSVWVLDLATMSFVYNSPSSVDILGYTDEESRRNRISDIVTPRSLEKVGRILAEELERDGKAGVDPNRSKILQLEQIHKNGFIVWTEMTLRFLRDETGRPVRILGVSRNITDRKRAEQALAESEEKYRVLAESISDLILTLDIETRHFTYMNRTSEELFGFRPEEIVALTMEDVLTPESLKLTTGILAEEIARDGAEGVDPHRSRTFELETRHKNGSVSWIEITARFLRDGTGAPTQVLGLARDITKRKQIEMALAEREERYRLLMDNTPENLWVIDISTMRFVYNSSFGSQILGYTDQESRSLSLRDILTDQSFEEVMRIYKEEMERDGRPDADRNRTLTFELEEIHKNGTLLWIETTAKFLRDESGRPYSILGVSRDITPRKYAEELLRLQRDLARALSAATSLEEAMGLCLDSAIKGSKMDSGGVYLMERETGGLRLVIHRGLNEEFIRKYAYFGPDTDNTRLVMSGRPLYYNHADIKAMMNGTEYREKLRTVGIIPIVHKGDIVAVMNLSSHSREDIPKAARTIIESIAAQMGDVIKRLEIQDSLKKSEEKFRKMIENSPIPIALMDNDTGRFSYFNKMLVKTLGYTVGDVPDMEAWYTAAYPDATYREEIRKKWEKAVVQAMARMSSFRTDEVDVRCGDGSYRRIEFRVMPMGPFSVIMINDLTDKKIHQEMLIQTEKMTSLGGLAAGMAHEINNPLGIVLQGVQATLNRLSPAVARNREEAERSGTTLDAVLDYLTNRDVMEYLDGIRDAAQRAAKIVSNMLQFSRRSESVIAPMDINQLIDRTIEIASSDYDLKKNYDFKRVRIVRDYDPSLGPVPCSETGIEQVILNLLKNSSQAMMSMKGEDFHPAITIRTLKQEPWVVITISDNGPGMNAEIRRHIFEPFYTTKGIGMGTGLGLSVSYYIITKTHDGTIDVTSKPGEGAVFTIKLPLVRQP; translated from the coding sequence ATGAGCAAAGCGAAACTGCTGATCGTCGAAGATGAACTGGTCATAGCGCTGGGCCTGAAGAAGACCCTGGAGAAGCTGGGTTATGAGGTCGTAGGCATCGCCAACACCGGGGAGGACGCGGTCCGCGCCGTCCGCGAAAAGGCGCCTGACCTGGTTCTCATGGATATCATTCTTGCCGGCCCCATGGACGGGATCGAGGCGGCGCTGAGGATTCAGGCTGACAACGATGTCCCGTTCATCTATCTGACCGCCAACGCCGATCCGGCGACCGTCGAGAGGGCGCGGGATTCCATGCCCGGCGGCTTCCTGAACAAGCCCATCAACGAGCGCGATCTGCTCACCAACATAGACATGGCCATCAACAGGCACCGGATCGAGCGGCGCCTCCGGATGAGCGAGGAAAAATACCGGGACCTCATAGACAGCCTGCAGGACGTCATCGTGTCGGTGGATGACAAGGGCATCATCACATTTATCAGTTCCCGCATAACGGAAATCGCCGGCTATACCGAATCCGAGATGATGGGGAAGGGATTTCTCTCTTTCATACATCCTGATGACCGGGAGAAAGTGGTCGGGCTTTTCGCTTCAAGCAAGGGAGGCTCCCACGAATCGGGTGAGTACCGGGGAATAACAAAATCGGGCGGCACCAAATGGCTCAGAACGTCGGGGCGCCCCACATTTATCGAAGGGCGTTTTGCCGGCGTCAAGGTCGTCGTGAGCGACGTGACCGGCCGGAGAGAGGCGGAGGAGGAGGCCAGGCGCACCAACGAGGAGCTGGCCGCGTCCAATGAGGAGCTCCAGGCCACCATCGAGGAGCTCGAGTCGATAAACGAGCAGTTCGAACAGCAGAACCGGGAGCTCCTTCAGGCCAGGGAAGAGCTGTCGCGGCGGGATGCCATGCTGAGAAATATCCTCCTGGTTGCCCCGGTGGGCCTCGGTTTTATCAAGGACCGCCTGCTGGAATGGTCCAACAGCGCCTTCGGTGACATGTTCGGCTATGCCGGTGACGAGATACGGGGCAAGAGCCTGGGCATGTTTTATTTCGCCGCTGATGATTATAAAAATGCCCTGAGGGAAATGACCGGCCAGATCCTTGAAAAAGGGCGGGCTTCCTTTGATGTGAAGGCGAAGCGCAGGGACGGCATCGCTATCGACGTTCATCTCGATTCCGTGCCTTTTGAACGGGGAAATTTCGATTCCGGTGTCGTGTTCGCCGCCCTGGATATCACCGAGCAGAAACGGGCCGAGGCGGCCCTCCGGGAGAGCGAAGAGAAATACCGCATTATCATGGAGAACATGACGGACAGTGTGTGGGTGCTGGACCTCGCCACCATGTCATTCGTCTACAACAGCCCTTCCAGCGTTGATATTCTCGGTTATACCGACGAAGAATCCCGAAGAAACAGGATATCCGACATCGTCACCCCCCGATCCCTGGAGAAGGTGGGGAGAATCCTCGCCGAAGAGCTTGAACGGGACGGCAAGGCCGGCGTCGATCCCAACCGCTCAAAGATCCTCCAGCTTGAACAGATCCACAAGAACGGCTTCATCGTGTGGACTGAAATGACCTTGAGGTTTTTGCGGGACGAGACGGGCCGGCCCGTGAGAATCCTCGGGGTATCGAGGAACATAACCGACCGGAAGCGGGCCGAGCAGGCCCTGGCGGAAAGCGAGGAAAAGTACCGTGTCCTGGCGGAAAGCATATCGGACCTCATACTGACGCTGGACATAGAGACCCGGCATTTCACGTACATGAATCGTACCAGCGAGGAGCTGTTCGGGTTCCGGCCCGAGGAGATTGTCGCCTTGACCATGGAAGATGTACTGACACCGGAATCCTTGAAACTGACAACTGGCATCCTTGCGGAGGAGATCGCACGGGATGGCGCGGAGGGCGTCGATCCACACCGGTCCCGGACATTCGAGTTGGAGACCAGGCATAAGAACGGATCCGTCAGCTGGATCGAGATCACGGCGCGGTTTCTGAGGGACGGCACCGGGGCGCCGACGCAGGTGCTGGGGTTGGCGCGTGACATCACGAAGCGCAAGCAAATCGAAATGGCCCTTGCCGAAAGGGAGGAGCGGTACAGGCTTCTGATGGATAATACTCCTGAAAATCTCTGGGTCATCGATATCTCGACCATGAGGTTCGTGTACAACAGCTCCTTTGGATCTCAGATCCTGGGGTACACTGACCAGGAATCGCGCAGCCTTTCGTTGAGGGACATACTGACGGACCAATCCTTCGAGGAGGTCATGCGGATTTATAAGGAAGAAATGGAACGGGATGGGCGGCCCGATGCGGACCGGAACAGGACATTGACCTTTGAGCTGGAGGAGATCCATAAAAACGGGACGCTCCTGTGGATAGAGACCACGGCGAAGTTCCTCCGGGACGAATCGGGCAGGCCCTACAGCATTCTGGGCGTTTCACGGGACATCACGCCGCGCAAATACGCGGAGGAGCTTCTCAGGCTCCAGCGCGACCTGGCCCGGGCGCTGAGCGCAGCCACAAGCCTAGAGGAGGCTATGGGTCTCTGCCTGGATTCGGCCATTAAAGGATCGAAAATGGATTCCGGCGGCGTCTATCTGATGGAGAGGGAAACGGGAGGATTGAGGCTCGTGATCCACCGGGGCCTCAACGAGGAATTCATCAGGAAGTATGCCTATTTCGGTCCAGATACCGATAACACACGTCTTGTCATGTCCGGGCGGCCGTTGTATTACAACCATGCCGATATCAAAGCCATGATGAACGGCACGGAATACCGGGAGAAGCTCAGAACCGTCGGGATCATCCCGATCGTTCACAAGGGGGACATTGTGGCCGTCATGAACCTGTCTTCCCACTCCAGGGAGGATATTCCCAAGGCGGCGCGCACTATCATTGAAAGTATCGCGGCCCAGATGGGGGATGTCATTAAGCGTCTCGAAATTCAGGATTCATTGAAGAAAAGCGAGGAAAAATTCAGGAAGATGATCGAGAATTCGCCGATTCCGATCGCCCTGATGGACAATGACACGGGCCGCTTCAGCTATTTCAATAAAATGCTGGTTAAAACCCTGGGATACACCGTCGGGGATGTCCCGGACATGGAGGCGTGGTATACGGCGGCATATCCTGACGCAACCTACCGCGAAGAGATCAGGAAAAAATGGGAAAAAGCCGTCGTCCAGGCCATGGCCCGCATGTCGTCATTCAGGACCGATGAGGTCGATGTGCGCTGCGGGGACGGATCGTACCGTCGCATTGAGTTCCGCGTCATGCCGATGGGCCCCTTTTCCGTCATCATGATAAACGATCTCACCGATAAGAAGATCCACCAGGAAATGCTGATCCAGACAGAGAAGATGACCTCCCTGGGCGGCCTCGCCGCGGGCATGGCCCACGAGATCAACAATCCCCTGGGGATTGTTCTGCAGGGGGTCCAGGCGACTCTGAACAGGCTTTCCCCCGCCGTGGCAAGGAACCGCGAGGAGGCGGAGCGGTCGGGCACCACCCTTGATGCCGTCCTTGACTATCTCACCAACAGGGATGTCATGGAATACCTGGACGGAATCCGGGATGCGGCCCAGCGTGCGGCGAAGATCGTTTCCAACATGCTCCAGTTCAGCAGGCGCAGCGAATCGGTCATTGCTCCGATGGACATCAACCAGCTGATCGACAGGACCATTGAGATCGCCTCAAGCGATTATGACCTGAAGAAGAACTATGATTTCAAGAGGGTGCGCATCGTCAGGGACTACGACCCGAGCCTGGGTCCGGTTCCCTGTTCCGAGACCGGCATCGAGCAGGTCATATTGAACCTTCTCAAAAATTCATCCCAGGCGATGATGTCCATGAAGGGAGAGGATTTCCATCCGGCCATTACGATCCGGACCCTGAAACAGGAGCCCTGGGTTGTGATAACGATATCGGACAACGGTCCCGGCATGAACGCGGAGATCAGGCGCCATATCTTCGAACCGTTCTACACGACCAAGGGGATCGGCATGGGGACGGGCCTGGGACTCTCCGTATCCTACTACATCATCACGAAAACCCATGACGGGACCATAGATGTTACTTCAAAACCGGGCGAGGGCGCGGTCTTCACCATCAAACTTCCCCTAGTGAGGCAGCCATGA